A segment of the Pirellulales bacterium genome:
GAAGACTGGAAGACCAGTTTCGTCCGTTCGTTTGGCGTGGAGCTCTATGGCCAGTCGATCGACGTCGACGAGCACGGCGAGGAGATCCACGGCGACACACTGTTGATCTTGTTCAACGCCGACCACGCCACGCAGATCGACTATGTGCTGCCCGCCCTCGAAGCGGGGCAAAGTTACGAGTTGGTGCTCGACAGCGCGCGGGCCGACGAAGGCGGGCCGCGCCCCGTCATCGAGCCGCACTATCAGCTTGCGCCGTGCTCGCTGGCCTTGTTCCGGCTGGTCGAGCCGCCTGCGGAAGCGAGTATCCTGTCGCGGAGCACGGCGTAGGGTGGGACCAGCGAGCTTGCGAGCGCCGGCCCACCATCGCCGCAATTTTGGATTTTGGATTTTGGATTTTGGATTCCGCCAATCCAAAATCCAAAATCGTGGTGGGCCGGCGCTCGCAAGCTTCGCTGGTCCCACCCTACTGTCGTAAATCTCTGCCCTGATTGCCTAAAGTCCGTCCCTGGCCAGGAGGCCGACGAAATTTGCGCATCTGGGCTGTGGCCGCCACTCAAACACTGCTACAATCGGTGGACCTAAAAATGAAACACCAGGGTGGCGAAACGTCCAACGCTGGGCTGAGAGAGCAACGTCTCGATGGCAACGGGTTCCAAACAATCCTCCAGGGCAAGGCCGAAGGCCATCGTATCACTCCCCGCAGCACCTCGCACGCGCAGCAAGCTCGTCCGTCGCGAGCCCGAGCCGCCGCGCCCCGCCGCGCGGAAGTTGCCGCTTCCCAGTTCGGTCAACCGCGGCCGCATTCTTTGGCCCTACGTCATCAGCATCGGCCTCTATCATTTGTTTGCGCTGTCGGCGCTGGTTCCCTGGTTGTTCAGTTGGACCGGCGTCGTTCTGGCCGTGGCCGGGCTGTACGTCTTCGGAACGCTGGGCATCAATCTCTGCTACCACCGCCTGTTGACGCACCGCGGCTTCAATTGTCCCCCTTGGCTGGAGCATGCCTTGGCGCTGCTCGGCGTCTGCTGTTTGCAAGACACGCCGGCCCGTTGGGTCGCCGTACATCGCCTGCACCACCAGCATTCTGATGAGGAACCCGATCCGCATAGTCCCCTGGTCGCCTTCCTGTGGGGCCATATCGGTTGGCTGATGGTGGAAAACCGCCAGGTGAACAGCGTGCTGACCTACGACCGTTACGCGCGCGACGTGCTCAAGGACCCGTTCTACTTCGCCTTCGAGCGCAACCTGCTGTGGGTCTGGGTGAACCTCGTGCAGTGGCTGGCGTTCTTCCTGCCCGGCTTGGCCATCGGCTGGTCGCAGGGAACCTCGGCGGACGGCGTGCGGTTCGGGCTGAGCTTGCTGGTGTGGGGCGTGTTCGTCCGCACCGTGGCGGTGTGGCACATCACCTGGAGCGTGAACTCGGCCACGCACATGTGGGGCTATCGCAACTACGAGACCGACGAGAACAGCCGCAACAATTGGCTGGTGGCGCTCATCAGCAACGGCGAAGGCTGGCACAACAACCATCACGCCGACCAGCGCAGCGCGGCGCACGGGCACCGCTGGTGGGAGTTCGACGTCACCTACCTCACCATCTGCCTGCTGGAAAAGGTCGGCCTGGCCAGCGACGTCGTGCGGCCAAATCAGAAGCTGACCGAGGCTTGAGGCCCTTTCATTCGTCGATTGATGAATGGCAGGCGGTGGCTGGGGCAGAGCTTGGCCGCTACCTTCAGAACACGCTCTGCCCTAGCCACCGCAGGAATCTTGGCGATCCATCGATCATCAGGACCACGACCTCGCCCACGTTGACTTTTTGCGCCACACTACGGTAAAATCCGATTCATAAAGAATCGTTGATGGATGGCGAGGCTTGCTCATCCGGGGTCTGCGTTTGCGAACCAATAAAGGAGGCCAAGCATGTGGCGAATCGAAGCGGGAACGACGCAAAAATACTGCGATGGAATGAGCCGGCGGAGCTTTGTGCAGCTTGGCGTGGCCGGAATGGCATCCGTCGGTTTTGCCGACGTGATGCGGGCCCAACAGGCGTCCGCCGCTGCCGGCGGCACTGCCAAGGATACCTCGGTCATCCTTCTTTGGCTCGACGGCGGACCAAGCCACATGGACCTCTATGACATGAAACCGGAGGCCCCAGCCGAATATCGCGGCCTCTGGCGGCCGATTCCCACGAACGTGCCGGGCATGGAGGTCACCGAGCTCTTCCCCTTGCAGGCCAAGGGGGCCGACAAGTTCTCGATCGTCCGTTCGCTGCACCACGACACGGGCGACCACTTTGCCGGCGGGCACTGGATGCTCACCAGCCGCGGCGGGGCCAGCGGCGCCGACACGGCCGGCCGTTATCCGTCGATCGCTTCCATCGCCACCAAGTTGACCGGTGCCCGCCGTGCGGCGATGCCGCCCTACGTGGCCGTGCCTTACGCCGCCAGCATCGGCCTGCGGCCCGGCTATTTTGGCGCCAACTACCTGGGCATCGAGCACAATCCGTTCGAGACCGAGGGAGATCCGAATGCCGAAGGCTTTCAGGTACACAACATTCGCCCACCGGCCGCCATGACGATTGATCGCCTGGGCGATCGCCGCACCCTGCTGGGTGATCTCGACCGTTTCCGCCGCGAAGTCGATCGGACCGGCGCGGTCGATGCGATGGACCGCTTCCAGCGAGACGCCTACGACTTGGTGGCCGGTTCA
Coding sequences within it:
- a CDS encoding DUF1501 domain-containing protein, whose translation is MWRIEAGTTQKYCDGMSRRSFVQLGVAGMASVGFADVMRAQQASAAAGGTAKDTSVILLWLDGGPSHMDLYDMKPEAPAEYRGLWRPIPTNVPGMEVTELFPLQAKGADKFSIVRSLHHDTGDHFAGGHWMLTSRGGASGADTAGRYPSIASIATKLTGARRAAMPPYVAVPYAASIGLRPGYFGANYLGIEHNPFETEGDPNAEGFQVHNIRPPAAMTIDRLGDRRTLLGDLDRFRREVDRTGAVDAMDRFQRDAYDLVAGSAAAKAFDLNSEDPKLREFYGRHNWGQSVLLARRLVEAGTTFVTVHFGGWDHHWNLQQGMESYLPIVDRAVAALFEDLTQRGLYEKVLVVLCGEFSRTPRMNNGGNGGPPLSMGTPGRDHWGNSMFCVLGGGGVKGGRSVGSTNRLGEVPLDRPLEPCDLHATIYHVLGVDPKVSFLNHAGRPVPAIDRGEVIHELF
- a CDS encoding fatty acid desaturase: MPLPSSVNRGRILWPYVISIGLYHLFALSALVPWLFSWTGVVLAVAGLYVFGTLGINLCYHRLLTHRGFNCPPWLEHALALLGVCCLQDTPARWVAVHRLHHQHSDEEPDPHSPLVAFLWGHIGWLMVENRQVNSVLTYDRYARDVLKDPFYFAFERNLLWVWVNLVQWLAFFLPGLAIGWSQGTSADGVRFGLSLLVWGVFVRTVAVWHITWSVNSATHMWGYRNYETDENSRNNWLVALISNGEGWHNNHHADQRSAAHGHRWWEFDVTYLTICLLEKVGLASDVVRPNQKLTEA